One stretch of Bacillus marinisedimentorum DNA includes these proteins:
- a CDS encoding aldehyde dehydrogenase family protein, whose protein sequence is MLTANAQTYKNLIGGTWTETASSKTFTSVNPADKNDIVGVFQASTEGDVKKAIDAAEAAFPSWAATAPSKRAAILNKAAAILEENVDQLAEELTREEGKIIGAARGEVLRSAQTLRFYAVEGQTFTGETYPNDDPQMKVSSEREPLGVITVITPWNFPISIPARKIAPALITGNTVVFKPSSETPLIAYRLAEALHEAGIPEGVLNFVTGSSRDIGDTLVEHQAVRAVTFTGSTGAGEHIHSKVSLTTRTQMELGGKNPIIVMDDADIDLAVKLTVNGGYSLTGQACTGTSRVIVMKSVKDKYVEALKEKASSLKIGSGFEEGVIIGPLANEKQLKNVLNYISIGIEEGADLVFGGKHLTEGDYEKGYYVEPAIFTNVKPDMTIAQEEIFGPVIAVIEVENYEEAVAVANDVEYGLSSSIVTNNLAVAQRFTKDSQAGTVKVNRTTTGNLINAPFGGIKKSSTSTFRESGRAGLEFFTQTKTVYIGY, encoded by the coding sequence TTGCTAACAGCTAATGCACAAACATATAAAAATCTAATCGGGGGAACCTGGACGGAAACAGCCAGCTCGAAGACATTCACCAGCGTCAACCCTGCAGACAAAAATGATATCGTCGGCGTTTTTCAGGCATCCACAGAAGGCGATGTAAAAAAAGCCATCGATGCTGCGGAAGCGGCATTCCCATCCTGGGCGGCAACAGCCCCATCAAAGCGGGCCGCCATTTTAAATAAAGCAGCCGCCATTCTTGAAGAAAATGTCGATCAGCTTGCCGAAGAGCTGACGCGTGAAGAAGGGAAAATCATCGGGGCGGCCAGAGGAGAAGTGCTGCGTTCAGCGCAGACACTCCGTTTTTACGCAGTTGAAGGGCAAACATTTACCGGGGAAACCTATCCGAATGATGACCCGCAAATGAAGGTGTCTTCCGAGCGCGAACCTCTTGGCGTCATTACGGTCATCACGCCGTGGAATTTTCCGATCTCCATTCCGGCAAGGAAAATTGCACCAGCTTTGATTACAGGCAATACGGTTGTATTCAAGCCTTCATCAGAAACTCCGCTAATCGCATACCGTCTTGCGGAAGCACTTCATGAAGCAGGTATTCCGGAAGGTGTCCTGAACTTTGTGACCGGAAGCTCCCGTGACATCGGCGATACTCTTGTGGAACATCAGGCAGTGAGGGCTGTGACGTTCACTGGTTCCACTGGAGCAGGTGAACATATCCACAGTAAGGTGTCATTGACGACGCGCACGCAAATGGAACTCGGCGGGAAAAACCCGATCATTGTCATGGATGATGCGGATATCGACCTTGCCGTAAAGCTGACGGTGAACGGCGGCTACTCCCTGACCGGGCAAGCTTGTACAGGGACAAGCAGGGTTATCGTCATGAAGAGCGTTAAGGACAAATATGTGGAGGCCCTCAAGGAAAAAGCAAGCTCCCTGAAAATCGGCAGCGGATTTGAAGAAGGCGTCATAATCGGCCCGCTTGCCAACGAAAAACAGCTTAAGAATGTGTTGAACTATATATCCATCGGCATTGAAGAAGGCGCCGACCTCGTATTCGGCGGCAAGCATCTGACAGAAGGCGATTACGAGAAAGGCTATTATGTGGAGCCGGCCATTTTCACAAATGTAAAACCGGACATGACAATTGCACAGGAAGAAATTTTCGGGCCTGTCATCGCCGTCATCGAGGTAGAAAATTATGAAGAAGCGGTTGCTGTCGCCAACGATGTTGAATATGGCCTGTCATCGTCCATCGTAACCAACAACCTTGCCGTCGCCCAGCGGTTCACAAAAGACAGTCAGGCAGGAACAGTCAAGGTGAACAGGACGACAACCGGCAACCTGATCAATGCGCCGTTTGGCGGCATCAAAAAATCAAGCACATCAACATTCCGTGAATCAGGCCGGGCCGGTCTGGAATTTTTCACCCAGACTAAAACGGTATATATCGGATACTGA
- a CDS encoding GlcG/HbpS family heme-binding protein: MKKALKLELEEAKHMIEAAKTKSEEINVLETIAIADEGGNIIALERMNGARITGPEIAIAKAYTAAGHKRSTHLFNKEPNGPVLPGNEAFGIQHMLPGKFAVFVGGFPIVVNGEVIGGIGVSGGNGEQDIAVGTAGLKALQEYLQNDGYEVVTDADIKK; this comes from the coding sequence ATGAAAAAGGCATTGAAATTGGAACTTGAAGAAGCAAAACATATGATTGAAGCAGCCAAAACGAAATCAGAGGAAATCAACGTTCTTGAAACGATTGCGATCGCCGATGAAGGCGGTAACATCATCGCACTTGAACGGATGAACGGCGCGCGCATCACAGGGCCGGAAATCGCAATCGCAAAAGCATATACGGCGGCAGGGCACAAGCGCTCAACCCACCTTTTCAACAAGGAGCCGAACGGCCCGGTGCTTCCTGGGAATGAAGCTTTTGGAATCCAGCACATGCTCCCGGGTAAATTCGCGGTATTCGTCGGCGGGTTCCCGATCGTCGTAAACGGCGAAGTGATCGGCGGCATCGGAGTCAGCGGCGGCAATGGCGAGCAGGATATCGCCGTCGGTACGGCCGGTCTGAAAGCGTTACAGGAGTACTTGCAAAACGACGGTTATGAAGTGGTGACAGACGCAGATATTAAGAAATAA
- a CDS encoding creatininase family protein produces MNAYVLTKMTWEEVKDALETVKLAVIPIGAHEQHGPHMVESCDAVLADRMGEKLGEKLFPHVLVTPTVNMGVSPHHLNFPGTISLKPDTLIAVLRDMVMSLHHHGITRFLFLNAHGGNQSTLSVASTMFADELDVEVYVAKTTASAKMAVAEHIKSPVFGHSCEREVSEALYLAPELVRAEKLTEGEFVTEGRWKNLRPGSVLQGFYKYEEMTSNGCIGNGTQGSREIGEEIVTEALENIASAVEEILDLHVQTN; encoded by the coding sequence ATGAATGCTTACGTGCTGACGAAAATGACCTGGGAAGAAGTGAAGGATGCGCTTGAAACGGTAAAACTGGCGGTTATTCCGATTGGCGCTCACGAACAGCATGGGCCTCATATGGTTGAAAGCTGTGATGCAGTGCTTGCCGACCGAATGGGTGAAAAGCTGGGTGAAAAGCTGTTCCCGCACGTGTTAGTGACACCGACTGTAAATATGGGCGTCTCACCGCACCATCTTAATTTTCCAGGAACCATTTCACTGAAACCCGATACGCTGATTGCAGTATTGAGGGATATGGTCATGTCACTTCACCATCATGGGATCACAAGGTTTCTTTTTTTGAACGCCCATGGGGGCAATCAATCAACATTGAGTGTCGCAAGTACAATGTTTGCGGATGAACTGGATGTTGAAGTGTATGTAGCGAAGACGACGGCTTCTGCAAAAATGGCCGTCGCTGAGCATATAAAATCCCCTGTTTTCGGACACAGCTGTGAGCGGGAAGTATCCGAGGCCCTTTATCTGGCGCCTGAGCTGGTCCGTGCCGAGAAGTTGACGGAAGGGGAATTTGTCACTGAGGGGAGGTGGAAAAACCTGCGTCCGGGCAGCGTTTTACAGGGGTTTTACAAATACGAAGAAATGACATCAAACGGATGCATCGGCAATGGAACGCAGGGAAGCAGGGAAATCGGCGAAGAAATTGTAACTGAAGCACTTGAGAATATCGCCTCTGCTGTTGAAGAAATTTTAGATTTACATGTGCAAACCAATTAA
- a CDS encoding TenA family transcriptional regulator has translation MERLLGKDEFRKELEEAIKGNHSQKAPFTVAWSEGKLERKHFAKWAENHYHYVGPFADYLAYIYHNTPDLPKYEDAKDFTLQNMYEEEIAADRHTDLLIRFAEACGTTRERVQNPNNMAATTRGLQSWCYAVAAREHFVVATAALVVGLESQVPDIYRKQTPALREQYNFTDEEIEFFDLHIVSDEIHGERGYKIVLEHADTPELQQRCLEVVRVGAQMRRMYMDGLWREYLEKDLGALVQA, from the coding sequence TTGGAAAGACTGCTTGGTAAAGATGAGTTTCGTAAAGAGCTGGAAGAAGCGATCAAGGGTAATCACAGCCAGAAGGCACCATTTACGGTAGCCTGGTCAGAAGGGAAACTTGAGCGGAAACATTTTGCGAAGTGGGCAGAAAACCATTACCACTATGTCGGACCTTTCGCAGACTATCTCGCTTACATTTACCATAACACCCCGGACCTGCCGAAGTATGAAGATGCAAAAGACTTTACGCTGCAAAATATGTATGAAGAAGAGATTGCAGCCGACCGCCATACAGACCTCTTGATCCGTTTTGCAGAAGCTTGCGGCACAACTCGTGAACGCGTTCAGAATCCAAACAACATGGCGGCGACAACAAGAGGACTTCAAAGCTGGTGCTATGCAGTAGCTGCCCGTGAACATTTCGTTGTTGCAACAGCAGCTCTTGTCGTCGGATTGGAATCACAGGTTCCGGATATTTACCGCAAACAGACGCCGGCACTCCGTGAACAATACAACTTCACAGATGAAGAAATCGAATTCTTCGATCTTCATATCGTATCTGATGAAATCCACGGCGAGCGCGGTTACAAAATTGTCCTTGAACATGCTGATACTCCTGAACTTCAGCAGCGCTGCCTTGAAGTAGTAAGGGTAGGAGCCCAGATGCGCCGCATGTATATGGACGGATTGTGGAGAGAGTATCTGGAAAAAGATCTCGGTGCACTTGTACAAGCATAA